One genomic region from Pseudomonas sp. R5-89-07 encodes:
- the hflK gene encoding protease modulator HflK has product MQVDLEADGASVEGLPRFQQGLFHARRLRQAGISLTALAITGWVLALFVALFAPESIWPVVLVNCSSALFVLVAGLQSAWWVADWRAQVLEEPAIEAPVADTGRYGRLVERIGKQIGAPVLWLCGWSLLALISVVQFWNLALPAAAVGQSASIGAALGLALAFGLLVFERRMAQETAAQWPEAAQLAQLSRVTIICLVVSAVCLLFAGAQSVWPLRLATLIGLLPALVALEFLLRGVLSLFSPRQPRVEPRLMAQSFVAGLLRWPPQPLQALQHELHNRFGIDLRQIWAFTYMRRAFLPVLLVVLAVGWALTGVHEVPLQGRGIYERFGKPVEVFGPGLHAGLPWPLGRVLNVENGVVHELATSVSESAATALASAEGPAPSIANRLWDASHVNDKSQVIASSSGDKQSFQIVNMDVRFVYRIGLTDHAALAATYNSADVPTLIRSTASRILVHDFASRTLDELLGEQRTRLADEIGRSVQADLQKLDSGVEILATVVEAIHPPAGAANAYHGVQAAQIGAQALIARERGAASEQTNQALLQASTARDQAQATAREVNAGAQAANLRFVAEQKAYATAGRAFVLEQYLGQLSQGLAHAKLLILDHRLGADSAPTIDLRSFTLPADPSVPRKAVQ; this is encoded by the coding sequence ATGCAAGTGGATCTAGAAGCTGACGGCGCTTCGGTTGAAGGCCTGCCGCGTTTTCAGCAGGGGCTGTTCCATGCCCGTCGATTGCGGCAAGCCGGCATCAGCCTGACGGCCCTGGCCATTACCGGTTGGGTGCTGGCGCTATTTGTGGCGCTGTTTGCACCTGAATCGATCTGGCCGGTGGTGTTGGTCAACTGCTCGTCGGCCTTGTTCGTGCTGGTCGCCGGGTTGCAATCGGCGTGGTGGGTCGCCGATTGGCGTGCCCAAGTGTTGGAAGAACCGGCGATTGAAGCGCCGGTGGCCGATACGGGCCGCTACGGGCGTCTGGTGGAGCGCATTGGCAAGCAGATCGGCGCGCCGGTGTTGTGGCTGTGCGGTTGGTCATTGCTGGCGCTTATCAGCGTCGTCCAATTCTGGAACCTGGCGCTTCCTGCTGCGGCCGTCGGTCAATCCGCCAGCATCGGCGCGGCGTTGGGGTTGGCGCTGGCGTTCGGGTTGCTGGTGTTCGAGCGGCGCATGGCCCAGGAAACGGCCGCGCAATGGCCGGAAGCCGCGCAACTGGCGCAGTTGAGCCGGGTAACAATCATTTGCCTGGTGGTCAGTGCGGTGTGCCTGTTGTTTGCCGGCGCCCAATCGGTGTGGCCGCTGCGGCTGGCGACACTCATCGGCCTGTTGCCAGCACTGGTGGCGCTGGAGTTTCTGCTGCGTGGCGTGTTGTCACTGTTCAGCCCGCGCCAGCCGCGCGTTGAACCGCGCCTGATGGCGCAGAGTTTTGTCGCCGGCCTGCTGCGTTGGCCGCCGCAACCTTTGCAGGCTTTGCAGCATGAATTGCACAACCGCTTCGGCATCGACCTGCGCCAGATCTGGGCATTTACCTACATGCGCCGTGCGTTCCTGCCGGTGCTGCTGGTGGTGCTCGCGGTCGGCTGGGCGCTGACCGGCGTGCATGAAGTCCCGCTGCAGGGCCGTGGGATATATGAGCGTTTCGGCAAACCGGTCGAAGTGTTCGGCCCGGGCCTGCACGCCGGGTTGCCCTGGCCGCTGGGCCGCGTGTTGAACGTGGAGAACGGCGTGGTGCACGAGCTGGCGACCAGCGTCAGCGAAAGCGCCGCAACCGCGCTGGCCAGTGCCGAAGGCCCGGCGCCTTCGATCGCCAACCGCCTGTGGGACGCCAGCCATGTGAATGACAAATCCCAGGTCATCGCCAGCAGCAGCGGCGACAAGCAGAGCTTCCAGATCGTCAATATGGACGTGCGCTTCGTCTACCGCATCGGCCTGACGGACCACGCCGCGCTGGCCGCCACCTACAACAGCGCCGATGTGCCGACCCTGATCCGCAGCACCGCCAGCCGGATTCTGGTGCACGACTTTGCCTCGCGCACCCTGGATGAATTACTCGGCGAGCAGCGCACCCGCCTTGCTGATGAAATTGGCCGCAGCGTGCAAGCGGACCTGCAGAAGCTCGACAGCGGTGTGGAAATTCTCGCCACGGTCGTCGAGGCGATCCACCCACCGGCCGGCGCCGCCAATGCCTACCACGGCGTGCAAGCTGCGCAGATCGGTGCCCAGGCATTGATCGCTCGCGAGCGCGGCGCGGCCAGCGAGCAAACCAACCAGGCGTTGCTGCAAGCCAGCACGGCCCGCGACCAGGCCCAGGCCACCGCGCGCGAAGTGAATGCCGGTGCCCAAGCGGCGAACCTGCGGTTCGTTGCCGAACAAAAAGCCTATGCCACGGCGGGCCGCGCCTTCGTGCTGGAGCAGTACCTGGGCCAACTCAGCCAGGGCCTGGCCCACGCCAAACTGCTTATTCTGGATCATCGCCTGGGCGCCGACAGCGCACCGACGATCGATCTGCGATCTTTTACCTTGCCGGCCGATCCCTCGGTGCCGCGTAAAGCCGTTCAATAA
- a CDS encoding CDP-alcohol phosphatidyltransferase family protein, with translation MISIYQLKPRFQNLLRPLVQRLYDNGTTANQITVLAGVISVLVGLLIAAFAQHLWLFALIPLWMIARMALNAIDGMLAREFGQQSRLGAYLNELCDVIADSALILPFALIPGVSLAPVLLVTLLAVFSEYAGVLGPMVGASRRYDGPMGKSDRAFVLGVLATGVALGWLGAGWVDTVMWLVAALLAYTLVNRVRQGLKEHSETSPIA, from the coding sequence ATGATCTCCATTTATCAGCTCAAACCGCGCTTTCAAAACCTGCTGCGTCCCCTCGTGCAGCGCCTCTATGACAACGGCACCACTGCCAACCAGATCACCGTACTGGCCGGCGTGATTTCGGTGCTGGTGGGCCTGCTGATCGCCGCCTTCGCCCAGCACCTCTGGCTGTTTGCGCTGATCCCGCTGTGGATGATTGCGCGCATGGCGCTTAACGCCATCGACGGCATGCTCGCGCGGGAATTCGGCCAGCAATCCCGTCTGGGCGCCTACCTCAATGAATTGTGCGATGTGATCGCCGACAGCGCGCTGATTCTGCCGTTTGCGCTGATCCCCGGCGTAAGCCTGGCGCCTGTGCTGCTGGTCACCCTGCTCGCGGTGTTCAGCGAATACGCCGGCGTGCTGGGGCCGATGGTGGGTGCATCGCGCCGCTATGACGGGCCGATGGGCAAAAGCGATCGAGCCTTCGTGCTTGGGGTGCTGGCCACGGGCGTGGCGCTGGGCTGGCTCGGCGCCGGTTGGGTCGACACGGTGATGTGGCTGGTCGCCGCGCTGCTGGCGTACACCCTGGTCAACCGGGTGCGTCAGGGCCTCAAGGAACACTCAGAAACCTCACCGATTGCATAA
- a CDS encoding bifunctional alpha/beta hydrolase/class I SAM-dependent methyltransferase — MREQQQHSFSTHDGVELFYRHWPATTGAGPRKAVVLFHRGHEHSGRIAHLVDELGLPDFDFFAWDARGHGQSPGERGDSPSFATSARDVQTFHDHIGASYAIAEDNIAVVAQSVGAVIAATWVHDYAPKIRALVLASPAFKVKLYVPFARPGLALMRRFRGNFFVNSYVKAKFLSHDPERVASYDSDPLITKAISVNVLLGLYEAADRVVADAQAIQVPTQLLISGSDFVVHRKPQQQFFDRLGSLKKELHILPGFFHDTLGERDRVLAVNSARRFILQNFEQPLDRASLLAADKLGATCAESEALAAPLPRNSLRDLYWRMTRASMGLGKNLSEGVKLGFDTGFDSGSTLDYVYRNTPTGKGALGRMIDTNYLNSIGWRGIRQRKLNVEELLRLAMAKLRADEREVRIVDIAAGHGRYILEALQGVSPLPESILLRDYSDINVRDGGALIREKGLGDIAQFVKGDAFDRDNLAALEPKPTLAVVSGLYELFADNAMVGGSLAGLAEAVEPGGYLVYTGQPWHPQLELIARALTSHRQGQAWVMRRRSQAEMDQLVEAAGFRKITQRVDEWGIFTVSLAQKI; from the coding sequence ATGCGCGAACAGCAACAACACAGCTTCAGCACCCATGACGGCGTCGAGCTGTTTTACCGGCACTGGCCGGCCACGACAGGCGCCGGGCCGCGCAAGGCTGTTGTGCTGTTCCACAGAGGTCATGAGCACTCAGGGCGTATCGCACACCTTGTGGATGAACTGGGCCTGCCCGACTTCGACTTCTTCGCCTGGGACGCCCGTGGCCACGGCCAGTCCCCCGGCGAGCGCGGCGACAGCCCCAGCTTTGCCACCAGCGCCCGCGACGTGCAGACCTTCCACGACCACATAGGCGCCTCCTACGCTATCGCAGAGGACAACATTGCCGTGGTCGCCCAAAGCGTCGGTGCGGTGATTGCGGCCACCTGGGTGCATGATTACGCACCGAAGATCCGTGCCCTGGTGCTCGCCTCCCCTGCCTTCAAGGTCAAGCTGTACGTGCCTTTCGCCCGCCCGGGCCTGGCACTGATGCGCAGGTTTCGCGGCAACTTTTTCGTCAACAGCTACGTCAAGGCCAAGTTCCTCAGCCATGATCCCGAGCGCGTGGCGTCCTACGACAGCGATCCGCTGATCACCAAGGCCATCTCGGTGAATGTGCTGCTGGGCCTGTACGAAGCGGCTGACCGAGTGGTCGCCGACGCCCAGGCGATTCAGGTGCCAACCCAATTGCTGATCTCCGGCTCCGACTTCGTGGTGCACCGCAAACCCCAGCAGCAGTTTTTCGACCGTCTCGGCAGCCTGAAAAAAGAGCTGCATATCCTCCCGGGTTTCTTTCACGACACCCTCGGCGAACGTGACCGCGTGCTGGCCGTCAACAGCGCCAGGCGCTTCATCCTGCAGAACTTCGAGCAGCCGCTGGACCGCGCCTCCCTGCTGGCCGCCGACAAACTAGGCGCCACCTGCGCCGAATCCGAGGCCCTCGCCGCACCGCTGCCGCGCAATTCCCTGCGCGACCTGTACTGGCGCATGACCCGTGCCAGCATGGGCCTGGGCAAGAACCTGTCGGAGGGGGTGAAACTGGGCTTCGACACCGGTTTCGATTCCGGCAGCACCCTGGATTACGTGTACCGCAATACGCCCACCGGCAAAGGCGCGCTGGGGCGGATGATCGACACCAACTACCTCAACTCGATTGGCTGGCGCGGTATCCGTCAGCGCAAGCTGAACGTCGAAGAACTGCTGCGCCTGGCCATGGCCAAATTGCGCGCGGACGAGCGCGAAGTGCGTATCGTCGATATTGCGGCCGGCCATGGCCGTTACATCCTGGAGGCGTTGCAGGGTGTGTCGCCGCTGCCGGAATCGATCCTGCTGCGCGACTACAGCGACATCAACGTGCGCGACGGTGGCGCCTTGATCCGTGAGAAAGGCTTGGGCGATATCGCCCAGTTCGTCAAAGGCGATGCGTTCGACCGGGATAACCTGGCAGCGCTGGAGCCGAAACCGACGCTGGCGGTGGTGTCCGGCCTCTATGAATTGTTTGCCGATAACGCCATGGTCGGCGGTTCGTTGGCGGGCCTGGCCGAAGCGGTGGAGCCCGGCGGTTATCTGGTCTATACCGGCCAGCCGTGGCACCCGCAGCTGGAACTGATCGCCCGCGCCTTGACCAGCCACCGCCAGGGCCAGGCCTGGGTGATGCGTCGGCGCAGCCAGGCGGAAATGGACCAGCTGGTGGAGGCGGCGGGCTTTCGCAAGATCACCCAGCGCGTGGATGAATGGGGCATTTTCACGGTGTCCCTGGCGCAGAAGATCTGA
- a CDS encoding phosphatase PAP2/dual specificity phosphatase family protein yields MREPGLFKPALLWLLLLAPLFFSTYGLATWVTNQRSDVGTLVFGWETHMPFWAWTIVPYWSIDLLYGFSLLLPSTRHELRQHALRLLTAQVIAVSCFLIWPLRFTFERPELDGVFGWLFAVLAGFDKPFNQAPSLHIALLVILWVMYQRHTQGFWRWVVHGWFALIGVSVLTTYQHHFVDLPTGALAGWLCVWLWPVEHASPLLSARLTQDRKRGWLGARYGLGALAMVLLALTLGGWGLWLLWPAVSLALVAANYWLLGAEGFQKRNDGRLTPAARWLYAPYLAAAWINSRLWTWRHPQPDLIVDNVWLGRIPARSEQQPFTAIVDLCAELPIHPQGRAYQCMPVLDLIAPTAAECRQAAEAIERLRSNGPLLVCCALGYSRSATAIAAWLLHSGRATTVDQALTIIRTARARVVLHPAHRLALEGLPHAR; encoded by the coding sequence ATGCGCGAACCCGGCCTGTTCAAACCCGCGCTGCTGTGGCTGCTGCTGTTGGCGCCGCTGTTTTTCAGCACCTACGGCCTCGCCACCTGGGTGACCAACCAGCGCAGCGACGTGGGCACGCTGGTGTTCGGCTGGGAAACCCATATGCCGTTCTGGGCCTGGACCATCGTGCCCTATTGGTCCATCGACCTGCTCTACGGTTTTTCCCTGTTGCTGCCGAGCACCCGCCACGAACTCAGGCAACACGCCCTGCGCCTGCTGACGGCCCAAGTGATTGCCGTCAGTTGCTTTCTGATCTGGCCGCTGCGCTTCACCTTCGAACGGCCAGAGCTGGATGGTGTGTTCGGCTGGTTGTTCGCCGTACTGGCCGGCTTCGACAAGCCATTCAACCAGGCGCCTTCCCTGCATATCGCGCTGCTGGTGATCCTGTGGGTCATGTACCAGCGCCATACCCAGGGCTTCTGGCGCTGGGTGGTACACGGCTGGTTTGCGCTGATCGGTGTTTCGGTACTGACCACTTATCAACATCACTTTGTCGACTTACCCACAGGCGCCCTCGCAGGTTGGTTGTGTGTGTGGCTGTGGCCGGTGGAACACGCGAGCCCGCTGCTCAGCGCGCGACTGACGCAGGACCGCAAACGCGGTTGGCTGGGCGCACGCTATGGCCTGGGCGCGCTGGCGATGGTGTTGCTGGCGCTGACCCTGGGCGGCTGGGGGTTATGGCTGCTATGGCCGGCGGTGTCCCTCGCGCTGGTGGCAGCCAATTACTGGCTGCTTGGCGCCGAGGGTTTCCAGAAACGCAACGATGGCCGGCTGACGCCTGCGGCGCGCTGGCTGTATGCACCCTACCTGGCCGCCGCCTGGATCAATTCGCGGCTGTGGACGTGGCGCCATCCACAGCCCGACCTGATTGTGGATAACGTTTGGCTAGGGCGAATTCCTGCGCGGAGCGAGCAGCAACCATTCACGGCCATCGTCGACCTCTGCGCCGAATTGCCGATTCATCCACAGGGCCGTGCCTATCAGTGCATGCCTGTGCTGGACTTGATTGCGCCAACCGCCGCCGAATGCCGGCAAGCCGCCGAAGCCATCGAACGCTTGCGCTCGAATGGCCCGCTGCTGGTGTGCTGCGCCCTGGGCTACTCGCGCAGCGCAACGGCCATTGCGGCCTGGCTGTTGCACAGTGGGCGCGCGACGACGGTGGATCAGGCGCTGACTATTATTCGTACAGCGCGGGCCCGTGTGGTCCTGCATCCCGCACACCGTTTAGCTTTGGAGGGTTTGCCCCATGCCCGCTGA
- a CDS encoding 1-acyl-sn-glycerol-3-phosphate acyltransferase, with translation MFEPVVATLITSMARTVTGARSLWLGCAPVPVQRIYFANHSSHGDFVLVWASLPQNLRKFTRPVAGSDYWNKSALRRYIINRVFNGVLIDRERKEPVDNPLQPMLAALEGGDSLIIFPEGTRNLEDGLLPFKSGLYHLAKSYPQAELVPVWIANLNRVMPKGRVLPLPLLCTTSFGAPLHLEEGEDKTAFLARTRDALLALAPEHS, from the coding sequence ATGTTCGAACCCGTAGTCGCCACGCTGATTACCTCCATGGCCCGCACCGTTACAGGCGCCCGCAGCCTGTGGCTGGGTTGCGCTCCGGTGCCGGTGCAACGCATCTATTTCGCCAATCACAGCAGCCACGGCGACTTTGTGCTGGTGTGGGCCTCATTGCCGCAGAACCTGCGCAAATTCACCCGCCCCGTGGCCGGCAGCGACTACTGGAACAAGAGCGCGCTGCGCCGCTACATCATCAACCGTGTGTTCAACGGCGTGCTGATTGACCGTGAGCGCAAGGAGCCTGTGGATAACCCCCTGCAGCCGATGCTGGCCGCGCTGGAAGGCGGCGACTCGCTGATCATCTTTCCCGAAGGAACGCGCAACCTGGAGGACGGCTTGCTGCCGTTCAAAAGCGGCCTGTACCACTTGGCAAAAAGTTACCCACAGGCCGAGCTGGTTCCGGTGTGGATAGCCAATCTCAACCGCGTCATGCCCAAAGGCCGCGTCCTGCCATTGCCCTTGTTATGCACCACCAGCTTCGGCGCGCCACTGCACCTGGAAGAAGGCGAAGACAAAACCGCGTTTCTAGCCCGCACCCGCGACGCCCTGCTCGCCCTCGCCCCGGAGCATTCCTGA
- a CDS encoding phosphatidate cytidylyltransferase: MDSQTLMLFGGIGAILVTASLIGLILKLRTRGTPNAVINNLNARINAWWVMVLVIGIAFWLGTGAVILLFYAVSFYALREFLTLTPTRRSDYPALVAAFYLALPLQYVLIYADWYGLFSIFIPVYVFLLLPILASLGGDSTHFLERASKVQWGLMIAVFCVSFVPALLTLDIPGYEGRNLLLIAYLVIVVQLSDVLQYVCGKLFGKHKIAPNLSPSKTVEGFVGGILLSSLIGAALWWTTPFNPWQSFLIALLINLLGFAGGIVMSAIKRDRGVKDWGHMIEGHGGMLDRLDSVCFAAPIFFHLVRYWWT, translated from the coding sequence ATGGATAGCCAAACCTTGATGTTATTCGGCGGGATCGGCGCGATTCTGGTGACCGCCTCCCTGATCGGCCTGATCCTCAAGCTGCGCACCCGTGGCACACCCAATGCAGTGATCAACAATCTCAACGCCCGCATCAACGCCTGGTGGGTGATGGTGCTGGTGATCGGCATTGCCTTCTGGCTTGGCACCGGCGCGGTGATCCTGCTGTTCTATGCCGTGTCGTTCTATGCCTTGCGCGAATTCCTCACCCTCACACCGACCCGGCGCAGCGACTACCCCGCCCTGGTAGCAGCGTTCTACCTCGCCCTGCCTCTGCAGTACGTGCTGATCTACGCCGACTGGTACGGGCTGTTCTCGATCTTCATCCCGGTCTACGTGTTCCTGCTGCTACCGATACTCGCCTCGCTGGGCGGCGACAGCACCCACTTCCTGGAGCGCGCATCGAAGGTGCAATGGGGGCTGATGATCGCGGTGTTCTGCGTGTCGTTCGTCCCGGCGCTACTGACCCTGGACATCCCGGGCTATGAGGGCCGCAACCTGCTGCTGATCGCCTATCTGGTGATCGTGGTGCAACTGTCGGACGTGCTGCAGTACGTGTGCGGCAAGCTGTTCGGCAAACACAAGATCGCACCCAACCTCTCGCCGTCCAAAACCGTGGAAGGTTTTGTCGGCGGGATCCTGTTGTCGTCCCTGATCGGTGCAGCGTTGTGGTGGACCACACCGTTCAACCCCTGGCAGTCGTTCTTGATCGCGCTGTTGATCAACCTGCTGGGGTTTGCCGGTGGCATCGTGATGTCGGCGATCAAGCGCGATCGCGGCGTAAAGGACTGGGGGCATATGATCGAAGGCCACGGCGGCATGCTGGACCGACTGGATTCGGTGTGCTTCGCGGCGCCGATCTTCTTCCACCTGGTGCGTTACTGGTGGACCTGA
- a CDS encoding alpha/beta fold hydrolase: MFAGFQKQQRQVNGLNISYRIGGTGPALLLLHGHPQTHVIWHKVAERLAAEFTVVAADLRGYGDSDRPVADAQHSNYSKREMALDSVELMKSLGFEQFSVLAHDRGARVAHRLALDHPRAIKQIVLLDIAPTLSMYTQTNEAFARAYWHWFFLIRPAPLPESLIEANPELYLRSVMGSRSAGLQPFTAEAFGEYLRCLQLPGSARGICEDYRASAGIDLEHDRVDINAGNQLTQPLLVLWGAEGTVGRCFDPLTEWRQVATDVRGKALPCGHYIAEQVPELLLEEVLSFFARPM; encoded by the coding sequence ATGTTTGCTGGTTTCCAGAAACAACAGCGCCAGGTCAATGGCCTGAACATCAGCTACCGCATCGGTGGCACCGGTCCGGCGCTATTGCTTTTGCACGGCCACCCTCAGACCCACGTCATCTGGCACAAGGTCGCCGAACGGTTGGCCGCTGAATTTACCGTGGTCGCCGCTGATTTGCGTGGCTATGGCGATAGCGACAGGCCGGTTGCCGATGCGCAGCATTCAAATTATTCAAAGCGTGAGATGGCGCTTGATAGTGTTGAGTTGATGAAGTCGCTGGGCTTTGAGCAGTTCAGCGTGCTTGCCCATGATCGTGGGGCGAGAGTGGCGCACCGCCTGGCCCTCGACCATCCCCGCGCGATCAAGCAAATCGTGCTGCTGGATATCGCCCCTACCCTGTCGATGTACACACAAACGAACGAAGCCTTCGCCCGTGCCTACTGGCACTGGTTTTTCCTCATCCGGCCGGCGCCGTTGCCGGAGAGCCTTATCGAGGCCAACCCCGAGCTCTATCTGCGCAGTGTGATGGGCAGCCGCAGTGCTGGCCTGCAGCCCTTCACCGCAGAGGCATTCGGCGAGTACCTGCGATGCCTGCAACTGCCCGGCAGCGCACGGGGCATTTGCGAGGATTACCGCGCCTCGGCGGGTATCGACCTGGAACATGATCGCGTGGATATCAACGCCGGCAACCAGCTAACGCAGCCGCTGTTGGTGCTATGGGGCGCCGAAGGCACCGTGGGGCGCTGTTTCGATCCGCTCACGGAATGGCGGCAGGTAGCAACCGATGTACGCGGCAAAGCGTTGCCTTGCGGCCATTACATCGCTGAGCAAGTGCCAGAGTTATTGCTTGAAGAAGTACTGAGCTTTTTCGCAAGACCGATGTAG
- a CDS encoding dicarboxylate/amino acid:cation symporter, whose protein sequence is MTIRKLLRTLYVQVIIAIVLGIAVGHYWPQVGVDLKPLGDGFIKLIKMIIGPIIFCTVVSGITSMHDVKQVGRVGGKALLYFEVVSTVALMIGLLAAHLIRPGAGFNIDVNTLDSSAIAGFVGQAEHGEGIVGFLLHVIPTTFFNAFAQGEILPVLFVSILFGVALVIVGEKARPLVNVIHQASEVFFRIVGMISRVAPIGAFGAIAFTIGKYGLGALLPLLKLVGTFYIAGLFFVVVVLGSIARCAGVNIFKLLGYIKAELLIVLGTSSSESALPQIIQKLESLGASKGVVGIVVPTGYTFNLDGTNIYMTLAVLFLAQATNTDLSLEQQLTLLAVAMLTSKGAGAVVGAGFVALAASLAVVPTVPVAAMVLILGVDRFMAECRSLTNIIGNAVAALVIAAWEGELDRRLLAPVATKRSVPAVLNQPEHVTAD, encoded by the coding sequence ATGACAATAAGAAAACTGCTGAGAACGCTCTATGTACAGGTGATTATCGCCATTGTCTTGGGCATTGCCGTTGGTCATTACTGGCCCCAGGTAGGGGTCGACCTCAAACCCCTGGGTGACGGTTTTATCAAACTCATCAAAATGATCATCGGCCCGATCATTTTTTGTACGGTGGTATCGGGTATCACCAGCATGCACGACGTCAAGCAGGTGGGTCGCGTCGGCGGCAAGGCGCTGCTGTACTTTGAGGTAGTGTCCACCGTAGCGTTGATGATCGGGCTGCTTGCTGCGCATCTGATACGCCCTGGCGCGGGGTTCAATATCGATGTAAATACCCTCGACAGCTCGGCGATCGCCGGCTTTGTGGGGCAGGCCGAACATGGCGAAGGCATTGTCGGCTTTCTACTTCACGTGATCCCTACGACCTTCTTCAACGCCTTTGCGCAGGGCGAAATACTGCCGGTACTGTTCGTTTCGATCCTCTTCGGTGTGGCGCTGGTCATTGTTGGCGAGAAAGCGCGCCCGCTGGTGAACGTGATTCACCAGGCCAGTGAGGTGTTCTTTCGTATTGTCGGCATGATCAGTCGCGTTGCGCCCATTGGTGCCTTCGGGGCTATCGCGTTCACCATTGGCAAATACGGGTTGGGCGCACTGCTGCCGCTGCTGAAACTGGTGGGCACTTTTTACATCGCAGGCCTGTTCTTTGTGGTGGTTGTACTGGGCAGCATCGCTCGCTGTGCCGGGGTAAATATCTTCAAGCTACTGGGCTACATCAAGGCCGAACTACTGATCGTGCTGGGCACCAGTTCCTCGGAATCGGCGCTGCCGCAGATCATTCAGAAACTCGAGAGCCTGGGCGCTTCCAAGGGCGTCGTGGGCATCGTGGTGCCCACCGGGTATACGTTCAACCTGGACGGCACCAACATTTACATGACGCTCGCCGTGCTGTTTCTGGCTCAGGCCACCAACACCGATTTGAGCCTGGAGCAGCAGCTCACCTTGTTGGCGGTGGCCATGCTGACGTCCAAAGGCGCAGGGGCGGTGGTCGGTGCGGGCTTCGTAGCCCTAGCTGCCAGCCTGGCCGTAGTGCCTACCGTGCCAGTGGCCGCCATGGTGCTGATTCTGGGTGTTGACCGTTTCATGGCTGAGTGCCGCTCACTGACCAACATCATAGGCAACGCGGTAGCGGCACTGGTGATCGCCGCTTGGGAAGGAGAACTGGACCGGCGTCTGCTCGCGCCAGTGGCGACAAAGCGCAGCGTGCCCGCTGTGCTGAATCAGCCGGAGCACGTCACCGCCGACTAA
- a CDS encoding LysR substrate-binding domain-containing protein: MIYKKDSMPLPEDLRVFLTVIRKASFAAAADELGVSAAYVSKRIQILENTLATRLLHRTSRRVTLTDDGERVKDWAARILEDFQHLADELVDAHDSPRGRLHICSSFGFGRNHVAPALALLADRYPELEIRLDLFDRVVDIVSEGFDLEIRVGDDIPGQHIGRQLVSNRRILCAAPSYLERHGAPTQLSDLEHHECLVLKERDNAFGVWVLERDGKQESVRVGGPLSSNSGEIVLQWALHGRGVLLRSLWDAKPLLEQGELVQVLHDYGQSANVWAVYPTRLAHSGKLRACVEFLQAHFAGLSI, encoded by the coding sequence ATGATCTACAAGAAAGACTCGATGCCCCTTCCCGAAGACCTGCGGGTGTTCCTGACCGTGATCCGCAAGGCCAGCTTTGCCGCGGCCGCCGATGAGCTTGGCGTGTCGGCGGCTTACGTCAGCAAGCGTATCCAGATCCTCGAAAATACCCTGGCGACACGTTTGCTGCACCGTACCAGTCGACGTGTCACGCTGACCGACGATGGCGAGCGGGTAAAGGACTGGGCGGCGCGCATTCTGGAGGACTTCCAGCACCTGGCCGATGAGTTGGTCGACGCCCATGACAGCCCGCGTGGCCGATTGCATATCTGCAGCAGCTTCGGCTTTGGCCGCAATCACGTGGCACCTGCCCTGGCGCTGCTGGCTGATCGTTACCCTGAGTTGGAAATCCGCCTGGACCTGTTCGATCGGGTGGTGGATATCGTCAGCGAAGGGTTCGACCTGGAAATTCGTGTCGGCGACGACATTCCCGGCCAGCACATCGGCCGTCAACTGGTCAGCAACCGCCGCATTTTGTGCGCCGCCCCCAGCTACCTGGAACGCCACGGGGCACCCACACAGTTGAGTGACCTCGAGCACCATGAATGCCTGGTCTTGAAGGAGCGCGACAACGCCTTCGGCGTCTGGGTATTGGAGCGCGACGGCAAGCAGGAGAGCGTGCGGGTGGGAGGGCCGTTGTCATCCAACAGCGGCGAGATTGTCTTGCAGTGGGCGTTGCACGGGCGGGGAGTGCTGCTGCGTTCGCTGTGGGACGCCAAACCGTTGCTCGAACAGGGCGAGCTGGTCCAGGTACTGCATGACTATGGGCAAAGCGCCAATGTGTGGGCCGTCTACCCCACGCGGCTTGCTCACTCGGGAAAGCTGCGGGCCTGTGTCGAATTTCTGCAGGCGCACTTTGCAGGGTTGTCGATTTGA